From a region of the Prevotella melaninogenica genome:
- a CDS encoding ATP-binding protein, producing MNFSEVIGQEAVKERLIQMVKEDRLPHALLFCGPQGAGKMALAMAFASYLLAGDEGEEATSSTVSNARAMLRNWEHPDLHFSYPTIKLPSMSGEHQPVSADFAKEWHGLIMQGTYFTMNQWMNQMGATTQQAIITGAESDELSRVLALKSSQGGYKVSIVWLPERMNLTSANKLLKLLEEPPQGTIFLMVCEEPEKLLETIISRTQRIDVKRINDEAIEQALINKRGIDTDAAHRIARIANGSWLKALEAMDSGNENREFHNMFQMLMRLCYLRNVKDLKRWSEVVAGYGREKERRMLTYFQQQVRENFIFNFRTPELNYMTLEEENFAKNFARFINEANVIEINELFQRANRDIGQNANAKIVFYDMALKLIVLLLKK from the coding sequence ATGAACTTTTCAGAAGTTATAGGACAAGAAGCAGTTAAGGAACGGCTTATTCAGATGGTTAAAGAAGACCGTCTGCCTCATGCCTTACTCTTCTGCGGACCTCAAGGAGCGGGTAAGATGGCACTTGCAATGGCTTTTGCCAGCTATTTGCTTGCTGGTGACGAAGGCGAGGAGGCTACGTCATCAACCGTATCAAATGCTCGTGCCATGCTTCGAAACTGGGAACACCCTGACCTTCACTTCTCTTATCCTACCATCAAACTACCAAGCATGAGTGGTGAACACCAACCCGTAAGTGCTGACTTTGCAAAGGAATGGCACGGACTCATCATGCAAGGGACTTACTTCACCATGAATCAATGGATGAATCAGATGGGGGCTACCACGCAACAGGCTATCATCACGGGAGCTGAGAGCGACGAACTGTCACGCGTTTTGGCGTTGAAATCAAGTCAGGGGGGCTATAAAGTGTCTATCGTCTGGCTGCCTGAACGAATGAATCTCACCTCAGCCAATAAGCTATTGAAGCTATTAGAGGAGCCACCACAGGGTACAATCTTCCTCATGGTATGCGAAGAACCAGAGAAACTTCTCGAAACCATCATCAGCCGTACACAGCGTATTGATGTGAAACGTATCAACGATGAGGCGATTGAACAGGCACTCATCAACAAAAGGGGGATTGATACTGATGCGGCACACCGCATTGCTCGTATTGCAAATGGCAGTTGGTTAAAAGCATTGGAAGCAATGGATTCAGGTAATGAAAACCGTGAATTCCACAACATGTTTCAAATGCTTATGCGCCTATGTTACCTCCGTAACGTAAAAGACCTCAAACGTTGGAGCGAGGTTGTAGCAGGATATGGACGTGAGAAAGAGCGTCGTATGCTTACTTACTTCCAACAGCAAGTGCGCGAGAACTTCATATTTAACTTCCGAACTCCCGAACTCAACTACATGACTTTGGAGGAAGAGAACTTCGCAAAGAACTTCGCACGATTCATCAACGAGGCAAACGTCATTGAAATCAACGAACTCTTCCAGCGTGCCAATCGTGATATCGGACAGAATGCAAATGCTAAGATTGTCTTCTATGACATGGCATTGAAACTCATTGTGCTGTTGTTGAAGAAGTAG
- the ricT gene encoding PSP1 domain-containing protein — translation MDYKDMKFKVWHGCDRGLCHKGCGRQNHQLNTFDWLADVPGNNQTTDLVEVQFKNTRKGYYHNVNNLDLKKGDIVAVEANPGHDIGVVTLTGRLVKLQIKKSSSVKSPDDIKRVYRLAKEVDMQKYHEAKAREHATMIESRQIAKGLGLKMKIGDVEYQGDGNKAIFYYIADERVDFRQLIKDLAAAFHVRIEMKQIGARQEAGRIGGTGPCGRELCCATWMKNFSSVSTTAARIQDISLNPTKLAGMCAKLKCCLNYEVDDYMEAGRKLPSKEVILETMDGEYYLFKTDILNGQCTYSTDKNLAANLETISAERAKEIIELNRRGEKPLSLLEDGKAKPAKKPVDLLAGADLSRFDKAKKRKKNNQPRNNNGQQGGRPQRDNRRNQRDGQDNYRQPNDNRRPQNDNRRPQNGNRRPYNGPRPAQQQNEGTPQYNRNEGRQPQQTERKQE, via the coding sequence ATGGATTACAAAGATATGAAATTCAAGGTCTGGCATGGTTGCGACCGAGGCTTATGCCACAAAGGTTGTGGCAGACAAAACCACCAATTGAACACATTCGACTGGCTGGCTGACGTGCCTGGAAACAACCAGACAACTGACCTTGTTGAGGTTCAATTCAAGAATACTCGTAAGGGTTACTATCACAATGTCAACAATCTTGACTTGAAGAAGGGTGACATCGTGGCTGTAGAAGCTAACCCAGGACATGATATCGGAGTCGTTACACTGACAGGACGACTCGTTAAACTGCAGATTAAGAAGTCGTCAAGTGTGAAGTCACCAGACGATATCAAGCGTGTCTATCGACTTGCAAAAGAAGTTGATATGCAAAAGTATCACGAGGCAAAAGCACGTGAACACGCCACAATGATTGAGAGCCGACAGATTGCAAAGGGCTTAGGACTGAAGATGAAGATTGGTGACGTAGAGTATCAGGGCGATGGGAACAAAGCTATCTTCTACTACATTGCCGACGAACGTGTCGACTTCCGCCAGCTTATCAAGGACCTCGCTGCTGCCTTCCACGTACGAATCGAAATGAAACAGATTGGTGCACGACAGGAAGCAGGACGCATTGGCGGTACAGGTCCATGTGGTCGTGAGCTCTGCTGTGCTACTTGGATGAAGAATTTCTCCAGTGTTTCGACAACAGCTGCCCGTATTCAGGACATCTCACTCAACCCAACAAAACTGGCGGGTATGTGTGCTAAGCTAAAATGTTGTCTGAACTATGAGGTTGATGACTATATGGAGGCTGGCAGAAAACTACCAAGCAAGGAGGTTATCTTGGAAACCATGGATGGCGAATACTATCTCTTCAAGACGGATATCCTCAATGGTCAGTGCACCTATTCTACCGATAAGAACCTTGCAGCAAACCTCGAGACCATCAGTGCGGAGCGTGCAAAGGAGATTATCGAACTCAACCGACGTGGTGAGAAGCCTCTTTCGCTCCTTGAAGATGGTAAGGCTAAACCAGCTAAGAAGCCTGTTGACCTCCTCGCTGGTGCTGACCTCAGTCGATTTGATAAGGCTAAGAAACGCAAAAAGAACAACCAACCACGCAACAACAACGGACAGCAAGGTGGTAGACCACAACGTGACAACCGTCGTAATCAGCGTGATGGACAGGACAACTATCGTCAGCCAAATGACAACAGACGTCCACAGAACGATAACCGCCGCCCACAGAATGGTAATCGTCGCCCTTATAACGGTCCTCGTCCTGCACAACAGCAGAACGAAGGTACTCCACAGTACAATAGAAATGAAGGCAGACAGCCTCAGCAAACGGAAAGAAAACAAGAATGA
- a CDS encoding gliding motility lipoprotein GldH translates to MRHKVSTLLYIIALMVITMGAASCSDSRTYDKYRSVSLQGWSRNDTLSFDIPRQWEGHYQLDLCLRATQTYPYRNICMIIERKVIYYRQRKKREKTYNDTINCEIINDKGILVGQKGISNTEIRQAITAFRLNRNDSMHVTIRHIMSRESLPGISDVGIRLLKK, encoded by the coding sequence ATGAGACATAAGGTTTCCACCTTATTATATATCATAGCACTCATGGTAATTACCATGGGTGCTGCTTCATGCAGTGATTCACGCACCTATGACAAATATAGAAGTGTGTCACTACAGGGGTGGTCACGCAATGATACACTTTCTTTTGATATCCCTCGCCAATGGGAAGGTCACTACCAATTAGACCTCTGCCTACGTGCTACACAGACTTATCCTTACCGCAACATATGTATGATTATTGAACGGAAGGTAATCTACTACAGACAACGTAAGAAGCGAGAAAAGACATATAATGACACTATTAATTGTGAGATTATCAATGACAAGGGAATATTGGTAGGACAGAAAGGTATCTCAAATACTGAAATACGTCAGGCGATTACCGCATTCCGTCTCAATCGTAATGACTCTATGCACGTCACGATACGTCATATCATGAGCCGTGAGTCACTTCCTGGTATCAGCGATGTGGGTATCAGGCTCCTCAAGAAGTAA